In Kitasatospora sp. NBC_00240, the following are encoded in one genomic region:
- a CDS encoding DUF1015 domain-containing protein, protein MSAPSAESGAESPQGGPGDPGHVATAGLSLSPFRGLRYDPDRVGTLAAVTSPPYDVVDPGRRLDLETADPHNVVRLILPRPEPEDAGDRPDRDTRYRHAARLLRAWQREGVLVPDPAPALYVYEQRAADDGTGPGRVQRGLIGALAVSGPEGGVVLPHEDVMPKPVADRVGLMRTTRANLEPLLLTYRGNGGAAGVIERAVRGEPLLTTTTTDGTHHRLWAVTAPADLAEVSRDLATCRALIADGHHRWEMYLRLQREHRHLPRSPWDRGLVLLVDTARYPLRVRAIHRVLYRLPVAEALERLGDHWQVKEVAGPLTGALEALAELKRHGGNGFVLTGGDGQYWLIGEPDEALLDATVPQGKPQEWRHLDATVLHSTLLDHTWHVPDGPDDIGYLHTAAGAEREAARTGGTAVLLHPVKESVVRRLAEQGVTMPRKSTSFGPKPATGLVIRSLELG, encoded by the coding sequence ATGAGTGCACCCAGTGCAGAAAGCGGAGCGGAGTCTCCGCAGGGCGGCCCCGGTGATCCCGGGCACGTCGCCACCGCAGGGCTGTCCCTGTCCCCCTTCCGCGGCCTGCGGTACGACCCCGACCGGGTCGGCACGCTGGCCGCCGTCACCTCTCCCCCGTACGACGTGGTCGACCCGGGCCGGCGGCTCGATCTGGAGACCGCCGACCCGCACAACGTCGTCCGGCTGATCCTGCCGCGTCCCGAGCCCGAGGACGCCGGCGACCGGCCCGACCGCGACACCCGCTACCGGCACGCGGCGCGGCTGCTGCGGGCCTGGCAGCGCGAGGGCGTGCTGGTCCCCGACCCGGCGCCCGCGCTGTACGTCTACGAGCAGCGGGCCGCCGACGACGGCACCGGCCCGGGGCGGGTGCAGCGCGGCCTGATCGGCGCGCTGGCGGTCAGCGGCCCGGAGGGCGGGGTGGTGCTCCCGCACGAGGACGTGATGCCCAAGCCCGTCGCCGACCGGGTCGGCCTGATGCGCACCACCCGCGCCAACCTCGAACCGCTGCTGCTGACCTACCGGGGCAACGGTGGCGCGGCCGGCGTGATCGAACGCGCCGTGCGGGGCGAGCCGCTGCTCACCACGACCACCACGGACGGCACCCACCACCGGCTGTGGGCGGTCACCGCGCCGGCCGACCTCGCCGAGGTCTCCCGCGACCTGGCCACCTGCCGGGCGCTGATCGCCGACGGCCACCACCGCTGGGAGATGTACCTGCGGCTCCAGCGCGAGCACCGGCACCTGCCCCGCAGCCCGTGGGACCGCGGCCTGGTGCTGCTGGTCGACACCGCCCGCTACCCGCTGCGGGTCCGCGCGATCCACCGGGTGCTCTACCGCCTGCCGGTCGCCGAGGCGCTGGAGCGGCTGGGCGACCACTGGCAGGTCAAAGAGGTCGCCGGCCCGCTGACCGGCGCCCTGGAGGCCCTCGCCGAGCTCAAGCGGCACGGCGGCAACGGCTTCGTCCTGACCGGCGGGGACGGCCAGTACTGGCTGATCGGCGAGCCGGACGAGGCCCTGCTGGACGCCACCGTGCCGCAGGGCAAGCCGCAGGAGTGGCGCCACCTGGACGCGACCGTCCTGCACTCCACCCTGCTGGACCACACCTGGCACGTCCCGGACGGCCCGGACGACATCGGCTACCTGCACACCGCCGCCGGCGCCGAGCGGGAGGCCGCCCGCACCGGCGGGACGGCCGTCCTGCTGCACCCGGTCAAGGAGAGCGTGGTGCGGCGGCTGGCCGAGCAGGGCGTCACGATGCCCCGCAAGTCCACCTCCTTCGGCCCGAAGCCGGCCACCGGCCTGGTGATCCGCAGCCTCGAACTGGGCTGA
- a CDS encoding HAD-IIA family hydrolase — translation MNDTATTARRTAPAGSDRPLTEAYDTALLDLDGVVYAGPDAIAHAVESLDAARDAGMRLAYVTNNASRPPQVVADHLTELGVPAEAGDVINSAQAAARLVADKVPAGSKVLVIGGAGLVEAVAERGLVAVRSLDEGPAAVVQGYDPSVGWAQLAEASYAVQEGLPWVASNTDLTIPTARGIAPGNGTLVAAVRAATGVEPEVAGKPMPPMHRETVLRTGARRPLVVGDRLDTDIEGAHNGGVDSLLVFTGVTTPAQLLTAPVEHRPTYLAEDLRGLLLAQPAVEPVDGGGFACGGWTASVAEGVLRLAGVGEDRYDGLRALCAAAWTALDGGAAGTGAPDGRKALADLGF, via the coding sequence ATGAACGACACGGCAACCACCGCGCGGCGCACCGCACCGGCCGGCAGTGACCGCCCGCTGACCGAGGCGTACGACACCGCCCTGCTCGACCTCGACGGGGTGGTCTACGCCGGCCCGGACGCGATCGCGCACGCGGTGGAGTCACTGGATGCGGCCCGGGACGCCGGGATGCGCCTGGCGTACGTCACCAACAACGCCTCCCGGCCGCCGCAGGTGGTGGCCGACCACCTGACCGAGCTGGGGGTGCCGGCCGAGGCCGGGGACGTGATCAACTCGGCGCAGGCGGCGGCCCGGCTGGTGGCCGACAAGGTGCCGGCCGGCTCCAAGGTGCTGGTGATCGGGGGCGCCGGGCTGGTGGAGGCGGTGGCCGAGCGCGGGCTCGTCGCGGTGCGTTCGCTGGACGAGGGCCCGGCCGCGGTGGTGCAGGGGTACGACCCGTCGGTGGGCTGGGCGCAGCTCGCGGAGGCCTCCTACGCGGTGCAGGAGGGGCTGCCGTGGGTCGCGTCCAACACGGACCTGACCATCCCGACGGCCCGCGGCATCGCGCCCGGGAACGGGACGCTGGTGGCGGCCGTCCGGGCCGCGACCGGGGTCGAGCCGGAGGTCGCGGGCAAGCCGATGCCGCCGATGCACCGGGAGACGGTGCTGCGGACGGGCGCCAGGCGGCCGCTGGTGGTCGGCGACCGCCTGGACACCGACATCGAGGGCGCCCACAACGGCGGGGTGGACAGCCTGCTGGTCTTCACCGGCGTCACCACCCCCGCGCAGCTGCTGACCGCCCCCGTCGAGCACCGGCCCACCTACCTGGCCGAGGACCTGCGCGGCCTGCTGCTCGCCCAGCCGGCGGTGGAGCCGGTGGACGGTGGCGGCTTCGCCTGCGGCGGTTGGACGGCCTCGGTCGCGGAGGGTGTGCTGCGGCTGGCCGGGGTCGGGGAGGACCGCTACGACGGGCTGCGGGCGCTGTGCGCGGCGGCCTGGACGGCGCTGGACGGCGGCGCGGCCGGCACCGGTGCGCCGGACGGGCGCAAGGCGCTGGCAGACCTCGGGTTCTGA
- a CDS encoding tetratricopeptide repeat protein gives MRQELKSLPKTLADDVARNLVMVARLLDTEPEEAYQYSRVALRLASRVAAVREAAGFASYVTQRYSEALTEFRASRRMTGRVDLWPVMADCERGLGRPERALAMAGEPEVKQLDKAGQVEMRLVAAGARGDMEQFDAAVVTLQSPELASNSVHPWSARLRYAYAEALIAAGRADEARDWFAKAADADTDGSTNASERLAEIDGLEFVDALDPDLDVEEDGESEDAAEAVAEAPARSQGKAPAGGAPDEREIFEDEEDVEEYYDEDDLEIDEDFDGRAPEREQADKRDER, from the coding sequence GTGCGCCAGGAGCTCAAGAGCCTGCCCAAGACCCTCGCGGACGACGTCGCCCGCAACCTGGTGATGGTCGCCCGCCTGCTCGACACCGAGCCGGAGGAGGCCTACCAGTACTCCCGCGTCGCGCTGCGGCTGGCGTCCCGCGTCGCCGCCGTGCGCGAGGCGGCCGGGTTCGCCTCGTACGTGACGCAGCGTTACTCCGAGGCGCTCACCGAGTTCCGGGCCTCCCGTCGGATGACCGGCCGGGTGGACCTGTGGCCGGTGATGGCCGACTGCGAGCGCGGTCTGGGCCGCCCCGAGCGCGCGCTGGCGATGGCCGGCGAGCCCGAGGTGAAGCAGCTGGACAAGGCCGGCCAGGTCGAGATGCGCCTGGTCGCCGCCGGTGCCCGTGGCGACATGGAGCAGTTCGACGCCGCCGTGGTCACCCTGCAGAGCCCCGAGCTGGCCTCCAACTCGGTGCACCCGTGGAGCGCCCGGCTGCGGTACGCCTATGCCGAGGCCCTGATCGCGGCCGGCCGGGCCGACGAGGCCCGCGACTGGTTCGCCAAGGCGGCCGACGCGGACACCGACGGTTCGACCAACGCCTCCGAGCGGCTGGCCGAGATCGACGGCCTGGAGTTCGTCGACGCGCTCGACCCCGACCTGGACGTCGAGGAGGACGGCGAGTCCGAGGACGCGGCGGAGGCCGTCGCCGAGGCTCCCGCCAGGTCGCAGGGCAAGGCCCCGGCCGGCGGTGCGCCGGACGAGCGGGAGATCTTCGAGGACGAGGAAGACGTCGAGGAGTACTACGACGAGGACGACCTGGAGATCGACGAGGACTTCGACGGCCGCGCCCCCGAGCGCGAGCAGGCGGACAAGCGCGACGAGCGCTGA
- a CDS encoding TlyA family RNA methyltransferase, translating into MARRRLDAELVRRKLARSREHASELIAAGRVTVGGTTATKPATQVETAAAVVVAKDENDPDYVSRGGHKLAGAFAAFVPQGLVVAGRRALDAGASTGGFTDVLLRAGAAHVLAVDVGYGQLAWSLQSDERVTVMDRTNVRELGLEQIGGSPVDLVVGDLSFISLGLVLPALAACSAEDADLVLMVKPQFEIGKERLGSGGVVRSPELRAEMVRRVAAQAWALGLGVRAVTASPLPGPSGNVEYFLWLRRDAAELDPAEADRAVAEGPG; encoded by the coding sequence GTGGCACGACGCCGACTCGACGCGGAGCTGGTCCGCCGCAAGCTGGCCCGGTCGCGCGAGCACGCGTCCGAGCTGATCGCGGCCGGGCGGGTGACCGTCGGCGGCACCACCGCGACCAAGCCGGCGACGCAGGTCGAGACCGCGGCCGCCGTGGTGGTCGCCAAGGACGAGAACGACCCGGACTACGTCTCGCGCGGCGGGCACAAGCTGGCGGGCGCCTTCGCGGCCTTCGTGCCGCAGGGCCTCGTGGTGGCCGGCCGCCGGGCGCTGGACGCCGGCGCGTCCACCGGCGGCTTCACCGACGTCCTGCTGCGGGCGGGCGCCGCGCACGTCCTGGCGGTGGACGTCGGCTACGGGCAGCTGGCCTGGTCGCTGCAGAGCGACGAGCGGGTCACCGTGATGGACCGCACCAACGTGCGCGAGCTCGGCCTGGAGCAGATCGGCGGCTCGCCCGTCGACCTGGTCGTCGGCGACCTGTCCTTCATCTCGCTCGGACTGGTGCTGCCGGCGCTGGCGGCGTGCAGCGCCGAGGACGCGGACCTGGTGCTGATGGTCAAGCCCCAGTTCGAGATCGGCAAGGAGCGGCTCGGCAGCGGCGGGGTGGTCCGCAGCCCGGAGCTGCGGGCCGAGATGGTCCGCCGGGTGGCCGCGCAGGCCTGGGCCCTCGGGCTCGGGGTGCGGGCGGTCACGGCCAGCCCGCTGCCCGGCCCGTCCGGGAACGTCGAGTACTTCCTGTGGCTGCGCCGGGACGCCGCGGAGCTGGACCCGGCCGAGGCGGACCGGGCCGTCGCGGAGGGCCCCGGATAG
- a CDS encoding tetratricopeptide repeat protein: MSDGQERVGGGGPTDGGGGAPEQGRPGEPTGDVYDWYRRGAKLLAEGHPGAAVQLLARAAAAEPHSHSIREALARAQYDAGSYAAALENFRAVAMADPSDDYARFGWGISAARLGDFETSAKHLALAVAMSPGTAHYRAALRQTRATLAARAGAYGPLLPGAPGYSGPPAGSEAGTVPPDGTGGAAGPGQGMDKAGNGAGDAELTDNEEEHE; encoded by the coding sequence ATGAGCGACGGGCAGGAGCGGGTCGGCGGCGGCGGACCCACCGACGGTGGGGGCGGCGCGCCCGAGCAGGGGCGGCCGGGCGAGCCGACGGGCGATGTGTACGACTGGTACCGGCGCGGTGCCAAGTTGCTGGCCGAGGGGCATCCGGGGGCCGCGGTGCAGTTGCTGGCCAGAGCGGCGGCGGCCGAGCCGCATTCGCACAGCATCCGTGAGGCGCTGGCCAGGGCGCAGTACGACGCGGGTTCGTACGCGGCCGCGCTGGAGAACTTCCGGGCGGTGGCGATGGCCGACCCGTCGGACGACTACGCTCGGTTCGGCTGGGGCATCTCGGCCGCCCGGCTGGGCGACTTCGAGACCTCCGCCAAGCACCTGGCGCTGGCGGTGGCGATGAGCCCCGGGACGGCCCACTACCGGGCCGCGCTCCGGCAGACCCGGGCGACGCTGGCGGCCCGGGCCGGAGCGTACGGGCCGCTGCTGCCCGGCGCGCCCGGCTACTCGGGGCCGCCGGCCGGCAGCGAGGCCGGCACCGTCCCACCGGACGGTACGGGCGGCGCGGCGGGCCCGGGCCAGGGCATGGACAAGGCCGGCAATGGCGCGGGCGACGCGGAGCTGACGGACAACGAGGAAGAGCACGAATGA
- a CDS encoding sterol-binding protein, producing MANAEECREALEQLSRNMANSTGDVRKAAALDRSLTCWITDLDITFHGRLREGRIQDVTQVPGAPAEKAEIRLSMSGDDLVAMVGGPLNFASAWAGGRVKLEAGFRDLLRLRTLL from the coding sequence ATGGCCAACGCCGAGGAGTGCCGCGAGGCATTGGAGCAGCTCAGCCGGAACATGGCGAACTCCACCGGCGACGTCCGCAAGGCGGCCGCCCTCGACCGCTCCCTGACTTGTTGGATCACCGACCTCGACATCACCTTCCACGGTCGGCTGCGCGAGGGCCGGATCCAGGACGTCACCCAGGTGCCCGGAGCCCCCGCCGAGAAGGCCGAGATCCGGCTCTCGATGTCCGGCGACGACCTGGTCGCGATGGTCGGCGGCCCGCTGAACTTCGCCTCGGCCTGGGCCGGCGGCCGGGTCAAGCTGGAGGCCGGCTTCCGGGACCTGCTCCGGCTGCGCACCCTCCTCTGA